CGCCCGGGCGCGTGGCTCACCAGTAGCAACAATGCCTGGCGCGGCGGCTCCTCAAGCAGCTTCAGGACGGCGTTGGCCGCATTGCGGTTCATCTCGTCGGCGCTATCCAGCACGACGACCCGCCAACCGCCAAGCGAGGGCGTCAGACGCAGGAAGCTCCCGATCTGCCGGACGTCGTCGATCACGATCTCGCCGCGCATCTTCTTCCGCTTCTCGTCGTAGCCGCGCTCAACGACCAGCATGTCCGGGTGGCTGCCGGCTGCAATCTGAGAGAAGACCGGATTGTCGCGCGGGACGTGAAGCCCGGCGGGCGTTGCGGGAAGCGCATCGCCGAACAGACCGGGCCCTTCGTCCTCAGCCGCGCCGGCGCCCGAGAGAATATGGCGGGCGAACCGGTAGGCGAGTGTCGCCTTGCCGATCCCGGACGGGCCCGTAATCAGCCAGGCATGCGGGATCTTGCCGGAGGCGACCGCCTCGGCCATGGCGCTTTCCGCCGCCTGATGACCGACAAGCTCCCCTGTTTCGCGCGGCAGGGGGATAGTTTGCGCTTCGCTCATACCGCTGCTCCGAGGCGTGCACGGACAAGGGACGCTACCTCCGCTGTCACGGCGTCCGTATCGCGCGCCGCATTCACCAGAGCGACTCGCTCCGGTTCGGCTTTCGCGATCGCATGGAATCCTTCGCGCATGCGTTCGTGAAACGCGAGTTCCATCCGCTCGAAACGGTCTTCTCCGCCACGCCGCTCGGCCTCGCCGCCGGCCCGTGTACGGGCAAGGCCGATTTCGGGGGCAAGGTCGAGCACCAGGGTCAGGTCGGGTTTCAACGCGCCGAGCACAATGCGGTGCAGGTCCCTGATCTTCTCAAGTTCCAGGCCGTGTCCGTAGCCCTGATAGGCCATGGTGGAATCGGCAAAGCGGTCGCACAGGACCCAGCAGCCGCGCGCCAGAGCGGGTTCGATCAGGCGCTGCACATGGTCGCGGCGCGCCGCGTAAAGCAGCAGGAGTTCGGTCAGAGCGTCCCAGCGGCCGGTCTCGCCTGTCACAAGCAATTCGCGGATCTGTTCGGCCCCCGGCGAGCCGCCGGGCTCGCGCGTCAGGCAGACCTCGATACCGGACGCTGCGAGAGCATCCGCTAGCAAGCGGATCTGGGTGCTTTTGCCGGCCCCTTCCCCGCCTTCGAATGTGATGAAACGTCCGCGTGCGCGGCCCGGCCGGTCAGCCACCGCTGCCCCAGACGAGATATTGGACCGCGGCGCCGACCTTGCCGAACACTCCGAGCTGCGCGACATCCGCCGCCGCATAAAGCGGTATGTTGACGTCCTCCATCTCGGGCGCCGTCACCTTCAGGGTCGCCAGCTGTGTGCCGGCCGTAATCGGCGCCGGGACCGGGCCTTCATAGACCACGCTGACCTTCATTTTCGGACGCGAGGTGCGCGGGATCGTCAGCAGGACGTCGCGATCGGTGGTCAGGGCGACGGTCTTTGCGTTGCCGAGCCAGACATCGGCTTCCGCGACGGTCTGCCCGGCGGCGAAGAGCTGATAATTCTCGAACTCGCGGAAGCCCCAGTCCAGCAGCGCTTCCGACTCGCGCGACCGGTCCTTGACGCTATCGAGCCCGTTGACCACGAGCACCAGCCGCCGTCCGTTGCGGATCGCGGAGGCCGTCAGGCCGTATCCGGCCGCTTCGGTATGGCCGGTCTTAAGGCCGTCGGCGCCCATGTTCTTGTAGAGCAGCGGGTTCCGGTTCCCCTGCTTGATGTTGTTGTAGGTAAAAGTGGTCTCGGAATAGATCGGATAGTATTCCGGGAACCTTCGGATGATCTCCATCGCCAGAAACGCAAGATCGCGCGCGGTGGAGCGGTGATCCGGATCCGGCCAGCCGGTCGCGTTCTTGAAGGTGCTGTTGAGCAGACCGATCTCACGCCCGCGCCGGGTCATTTCCTCGGCGAAAGCCTCTTCCGTTCCCGCGAGCGCCTCGGCCAGGGCGATCGAGGCATCGTTTCCGCTCTGCACGATGATCCCGCGCAGGATCTCCCTGATGGGGACCCGTGTATTCACCTTCACGAACATCTTGGAGCCGCCCTTGCGCCAGGCTTTCTCACTGATCGCGATGGTGTCGTCCATCGATAGCCGTCCGTCCTTGAGGCGCTCGAAGGCCATGAACGCCGTCATGATCTTGGTCATGGATGCCGGCGGCATTGGCTTTTCCGAATCCTTTTCGAACAGCACCGCTCCCGTATCGAAATCGATAAGGAATGCCTCTCGCGCACTGGTATCGAGTGCGTGGGAAACCGAAATCTGGACCGTCAGCAACAGGAGAGCGGCCGGTAGCACCCGGACCGCGCGTCTGATTGCTGTGTTCAGATTGCTGGCGAAAGTCATAATGATTTCCCTATCCGTCACTCGTCCGAAAGATAGCTACCCGTGAAACCTGCGGTTTCTATAGCCCCGCCCGTTGGGAAAGGTAACGGGCAAATTTGAACTAAATGAGACATACCGACCCGGATATCCGCTTTCCTTGTCCCGCGTCGGCTCACTCGACTATCACGCGGGCCGCCGGATAACCGCGGTCGATCACCGCCTCGAGAATTCTGTCCGCTTCCTCGACGGTTTCGAGCGGGCCGAGACGGACGCGGTAAAAGTACTTTCCCTTCACCTCGCGCGGAGAAATCATCACCGGCCCGACGGAGGCCAGAATCTGGGTCAGCTTGTCCGCATTGGTCGCATTGGTGAACGCGCCGGCCTGAACGAAAATCTCGGTCTGTTCCGGCAAGGTCTGGATCACCGCCGAAATGTCCGTGGATTTCGCAGCCAGATCGACTGCGCTGCCTTGCGCGGCAGGACTGGTGGACACAGCGGCAGGGCTAACTGGTGCCGGAGGAGGTGTCAACGTCACCGCTCCCGGGATCGCAGAGACAGAGCCCTTTGAAACCGGAACGCTCGGGGCGGCGTTCGGCGCCGGCACGGGGACCTTTGCGGCCGGAATATTGAGGCTCGCAAGTTGGATCGGACGTCCGTTGCTGTAGGCCTCGGCCATGATCCGGCTCTCCTCCGGCAGGATCTCGACCCGGACCTTGGCTGTTCCCTGCCGTTCGAAACCGAGCAGCTGGGCGGATCGCCTGGACATATCGATGATGCGTCCATGCGCGAACGGGCCGCGATCATTGACGCGGACCACCAGCGCGCGGCCATTCTCAAGATTGGTCACCCGCACCACGCTCGGCAGCGGAAGGGTCCGGTGCGCGGCCGTGACGTCGTTCTGGTCGAAGATCTCGCCGTTGGCCGTCGTCTTGTTATGGAAATTGGGGCCGTACCACGAGGCGATGCCGGTTTCCTCGTAGCCGTAATCTACCTGCGGATAATACCAGACGCCGTTGATCTGGTATGGCGAGCCGACCTTGTAGCGTCCGAGCGGCTGCCCATCCGAGGTGGCGTTGTTGATCTGTTTGGCCGTGTGGACGACGAATTTGGTCTCCGCGCAGGCGGAAAGCAGAACGGCAAGCATCACCAATGAAAGCGTGGCGAGAGATTTCATAAGTGTCCCTTTGATCCGTCCTGGTTGCGGAAGACTACAGATGCCTCGGCTTAAGCTCAACACTACCATATTTTGTGGCCATCTGGATCGATAACTGGATCGCTACCTATGGCCGTCCGATCGCGTCCGCCAGCGTGCCGACCGCTGTCGCGAAATAACTCGACCGGTTCCACTTCAGGATCACGTCATAGTTGGCATAGGCGAGATAGGCCGGTGCGAGTTCCCCGTCCCCGGGCACGACCAGGTGACTGGTCAGATTGCGTTCGGGCAGTGCGCCCCCGTCGCGCCGGGTGACGCCGAGCGCTTCCCACTCGCGCATCGTTTTGCTGACCTTCGCATCGATCAGCGACTTGTCGAACCCGGCCGGAAGCGTAATTGCGCGACCCCAGTTGATATCGTTGTTCCAGCCCGAACGGGACAGGTAATTGGCGATCGAGGCGAAGACATCTTCCTTCGTGCCCCAGATGTCCTTATGGCCATCGCCGTTATGGTCCACGGCGAAATTATCGAAGCTGGACGGCATGAACTGGCTCTGTCCCATCGCGCCGGCC
The nucleotide sequence above comes from Nisaea sediminum. Encoded proteins:
- the tmk gene encoding dTMP kinase produces the protein MADRPGRARGRFITFEGGEGAGKSTQIRLLADALAASGIEVCLTREPGGSPGAEQIRELLVTGETGRWDALTELLLLYAARRDHVQRLIEPALARGCWVLCDRFADSTMAYQGYGHGLELEKIRDLHRIVLGALKPDLTLVLDLAPEIGLARTRAGGEAERRGGEDRFERMELAFHERMREGFHAIAKAEPERVALVNAARDTDAVTAEVASLVRARLGAAV
- a CDS encoding D-alanyl-D-alanine carboxypeptidase family protein, whose translation is MTFASNLNTAIRRAVRVLPAALLLLTVQISVSHALDTSAREAFLIDFDTGAVLFEKDSEKPMPPASMTKIMTAFMAFERLKDGRLSMDDTIAISEKAWRKGGSKMFVKVNTRVPIREILRGIIVQSGNDASIALAEALAGTEEAFAEEMTRRGREIGLLNSTFKNATGWPDPDHRSTARDLAFLAMEIIRRFPEYYPIYSETTFTYNNIKQGNRNPLLYKNMGADGLKTGHTEAAGYGLTASAIRNGRRLVLVVNGLDSVKDRSRESEALLDWGFREFENYQLFAAGQTVAEADVWLGNAKTVALTTDRDVLLTIPRTSRPKMKVSVVYEGPVPAPITAGTQLATLKVTAPEMEDVNIPLYAAADVAQLGVFGKVGAAVQYLVWGSGG
- a CDS encoding septal ring lytic transglycosylase RlpA family protein → MKSLATLSLVMLAVLLSACAETKFVVHTAKQINNATSDGQPLGRYKVGSPYQINGVWYYPQVDYGYEETGIASWYGPNFHNKTTANGEIFDQNDVTAAHRTLPLPSVVRVTNLENGRALVVRVNDRGPFAHGRIIDMSRRSAQLLGFERQGTAKVRVEILPEESRIMAEAYSNGRPIQLASLNIPAAKVPVPAPNAAPSVPVSKGSVSAIPGAVTLTPPPAPVSPAAVSTSPAAQGSAVDLAAKSTDISAVIQTLPEQTEIFVQAGAFTNATNADKLTQILASVGPVMISPREVKGKYFYRVRLGPLETVEEADRILEAVIDRGYPAARVIVE